The Manis javanica isolate MJ-LG chromosome 13, MJ_LKY, whole genome shotgun sequence region ggctcatttggaaaagcacatgggaaGCAGCCTTTTGGAACAGAGGCTCACGATTCCCTGTGGCTGGGCCCGGTCTTTGTCCTCACTGTGGCCACGTGGGGGacctctggggacagcagaggggtacctgggAAGGTTCGGGTAAGgcttccttcagcaacaataggGAATGAAGCACCCACTTGGTGCGGACCTTTGGGGACACTTTGCATAACTCACTGAAGGAAGCAGATGCAATACTGGGACCCCATCCCTGGTGGACTCAGTCAATCACTTCAGGTGTCATCCTCAGGTCATGCCCGGGGAGTGTCACAGGTGGTGCCCTCTCGGCCTCTTCCAGGAACAGGGGGCATGACAAGGGGCCAGAGGAGGAATTGAAAATATAAGCATTCACTGGGTCCAGAGGGGGCACTGCCCATCTCACAGAATGGGGGGAGGAGGTGCTTGGGGCTTTCGCCAGGGGGCGCACAGCAGAGCCCAGCGGTCACTCATCTTCGGATTCCCATGGGTGGGCTGACAagactggggacttcctatttgggaggatgggagaggatggggtcccaggacagatccgcagggtcaggaagggtgAGGGGCAGGTGCcgggacaggcaggggagtgcacagcggccaggcccacacaagggtgggcagggagggcagtgtggctggaaggaccaggcttctcactctgccaccctctggccttcccccagccccaggatgggacGGGCTAGGCGCCTGgcctgggagcccgagcatgtGCCCAGGGTCCACCATGACAGCCAGCCTTCATCTACCCTGGAGGATCAAGTCcaccaccacttggtccaggagatGTACCTGGGGcccacagtggcagagctgcaaggtgaggggctgcagccaggggaccatccagggtgggcttcccggactgAGATTCCCTTCAAGGCCATGAGGTCTCTTCTGTCCTTGGTAAGGTGTGGGGGTAATCAGGTctggggtgaccctttctctgtatcctgcTCCAGCACTACGTCGGAGGAGACCGAGGTGGCACGCCTGGTATCTCTTGTGCCACCACTATCTACAGTCagttcaggagctccctgagacccctgtgctggagctacaGCCGGCGTCACGTGCTTCAGTCTCTTCAGAGCCGggggatgtcccagcagtggcctcagtaCCCGTGCTAGCTGCGAGCacctgggacatcccaggagtggtctcagGCCCCGAGCTAGAGCCCGATGATCCATcgagcccagggcccagggcacctGCTGGAATGGCACTGGGCCAGGGAGAGCCAGACGTGGGCCTGGAACCCACCAGGCCCTGTGCCGCGAGCACCCAGGATATGTGGAGGAAGGAGGAGCCGCCCATCCTGGTGTTTGCCCCCCGCCTGGTGGccaagcagctgaccctgatgtgtgcggtgagcagagCTGGCTCTCCGGGTCgggggtgggccttccctgtgtcacgggctgccccagacctgccctcccctgacgtggactcctgtgatctgggcccacgTCCCAGCTTCCCTACGGACTCATCCTGTGCACTGAgagactctcctcacccccaagccctcACTGACCACACGGGGACAGTAGGGCCGGCCCTTAGGGATTTTTGGAGACCAATgaggaggagtggagggaaggtggacagggcctggccgggctgcgaggggcagggcaggggaggggtgctcagggaggtgctgccagggcctaaGGTCCTCGGGCCATTGGCCGGGCAGGCCTCCGCGGCCTCTGCACCTCGGCAGCCCCTGCCATGGACCTGACTAAGTGGaagacacagacaccaacaaaggccctgggtggaggTGTTTCGggggaaactgcacctgagtggggagcgggatccacggggtggcagcatgggaggcagatgccccaggctgggcaggtgtgagctgccttgtgctgcagggaggTGAGTGAGGGTGCCTGCGAGCAGAGCCCCTCCGTTCCCCACCATGCTCTGCATCCAGTTCACAGTGCCTCAGTGGATGCAGTCCAAAGCCCAGATGGCcacacccccagctgcctgggctccagctctgactgGTGACTGCCTGGCACAGGCGCATAGCTGGATGACCCCTGCTTCTCATGCCCAGGAGCTGTTCATGAAGGTGCGCTATTCTGAATGCCAAGCCTACCTTTGGCACCAACCACAAACAGGAACCATTGAGCACATCGCTCCCACCATCCATAAGGTCATGAAGCAGATTGAAGCTACGGTCAGGTTGGTCACCACCTCCTGCCTTGGGACCCCGAGCATGACGGCCCAGGACAGGGCACGAGTGGTGGAATTCTGGATCCGGGTGGCCGAGGTGAGTCATGGGACGGCCCCTGGGGTCCATCCTCGCGTCTTGGGACCTGCTCCCCTCCTTGGCCAACTCTTAGGGTGGGTGCCTGCGGTGTGCCCTGCACagtccctgggccctcctgccagggCCATGTGGACCTGGACTCGCAGGCCCTGGTGGGGGTgacagccatccctggccccttccttgggttgagccacagtcctccacccaggagggtgctcagcaggtaccaggtgtgctgggctccctgggtgtgtgtctccttaaggacaggagttcatggggggacagaagcagagaagcaggccacgctctcagctctgtcttccctcccaggagtgctGGTACCTCAGGAACCACGCTGCCCTCCATGCCATTGTCTCGGCCCTGCAGTGCCCTGCTATTCATCATCTGGACAGCACCTGGAGACATGTGTCCTGGTGGGTAGGCCTGTCCCTGGGACCGgggcacctgagtggacagggacacacCTACATCTGGCAGTGTCCCTCAGTGTGCTGGGACAtcctgggaggcggcagagccTAGGAACAGTGATGGAGGCTCTTGGGGCCCCTTGTGGGTTAGGCCACGGGTTCCCCCACAGGAATCAGTTTCCTCCAATAtcaggtgtggggtgaagcccattggagatctggagcttgtgctctgcagcaggaggtctctgccccaaggacggcgacctggcccaaagcagattcgcgCCCGGGAGAGCAGGGAATGGAGGCCCCGGGTGGAAACacgcagcccctccccaggccacggattcccagggctcagggccgtggtggGAAGCCTCCTGCGGGCTAGCGGGCCTTCTAGGATCCCCGGGAAAAGGGGTCGGCCCCGAGACTCTCCGCCTGCTGGCCGCAtgtgtccctcctcctctcccctccccttaggGAGAGCTCCTGGAtctacagaaaacttaaaaacaggGACAAGGGGGTTAACAGGAAGCAGCTCCTCGAGGTAAATAGGGGCTggaggtctggaagggaggggtccttgggCAAATCCTCTGCCATGCTGCGGCCCAGCCTTGGGGCAGACTTGAGTTGtgcggggtgggagggggaagctGATGGGGAAAGTAGGGTCCCCCAGGTCCCCGAGGGCTtcatctgtctccctccctggctccacttgactggACCCAGGGGACAGCCCCccgtcagggctggggctggcgtGGGGTTGGCAGCAGGGTTGGGGCCTGTGGCCGAGCAAGGTTGGCTTGTCCCCTGGGTCCCTTGAGCCTGTCACGGCCCCTCTGTGGCCTCAGCTCCTCATGTGCATATGGAGGGTTGCCGTCACCCTGGGGTGCGGGTCTCCCAGGTGAGCAGGGCCCACAGAACACAAGATAGGCTTCAGCTTTGTGTCCCCCACAgtcatgtgaggggagccgtgcTGATAGCCGGGtgacagtgggtgctcagggcaccctgggaggcagagggacctcccctgaccctctcagggCGGTGGCCATGGCCCAAGGACCCacatgagtgtgagtgtgtgctggagctggggtcgctctgggctgagagcctgctggaggtggggacagcgtaGGTGCCAGGGGGCTCGGGCAAGGCATCCACCCACCACGGTCTGGCTGCGGGaggcacgtgggaggggagcaggagcacCTGAGTGTCCGGGGCCTTGCAGGAGGCGAGGGCCATCGTGAAGCAACAGCTGTGGGCCGTCAGGGCATCCCAGGACGTGAAGAAGCAGGTGAGCACGGCGCGGGTCACGGGCGGTGGGGGCgaccctgcacctgctcctggtgccaccagccctgagctgccgGCACTGGGGGGACcaggaggagggcgagagcagctgggtacagggggaagttggagggcaggtgcagggcccacagggaccaggaggagggcgagagcagctgggtacagggggaagtTGGAGGGCAGGTGCAGGGCCCACAGGTTCTGGGAATGGCcgaaagccagccctgggagggaccaggaggggagagcagggcgaagggagtgggggaggccgcacagggtggtccaagggagctgggggctgcggtgtggggttcaggggaggctctgtgggcaCCCCTGAGGCAGGCGGGGCCTCATCTCCTCCACACCctggtggcacagggcatggtcccgTTCCTTGGAGTGTTTCTGGATGACCTGCTCGCAGACCAACTCCCGGAACATGATGAGGAAGTGAGTGACCCAGAGGGGCCCgggggggcaggatggtgagctttagGGAGGAGAGGGCCTCAGTGAGCCCGGACCTCTCAGCACCGGGCCACCCCCATTCCTGAGAGTCCCCCCTCCACCTCAGGAcctgggcttcttggagaggactgccagaaggGCCCACCTAAGCCccagtcctggccccagggcaggtggggctgagggctctaGCCGGCAGCACCTGGGCAGGACTGGTctccccctcaggccctgcccagggggagggatgctgctccttcagggcaggaagtacatggtgtggggggggctggcagtgccttcccGCTTGAAGCCTCAGCTCCCCGGTGCAGTCCCCGCTTCTCGGTAGCCCTGATCCCGGGCCAGGcccgggtgctgtttctgggcacgcctgccccttggagggccccGGCGGTCCTCCACCTTGAGAAAGGCTGGGGACATTCCGGCCTCgttctgggctcagggggctgtttCCAATGTACTTTGGCTGCCTGGCTGCCTTCCAGGATGATGGGATGAGAGAGAGAGCATCTAGTGCCCAGCCAGCAAAGGTGAGGGATGGAGTCCAGACGccctgggcaggaccctgtcTGGTCCATCCCCTGGGTCTAACGTGTCTTGACAGAGTTGAGAcatgcagagctgaggacactaaaggctttgtcaggtggggggtgggggtagcatcaaggccgccttcctggaggaggagctggagacccaacagtgggaacaggcaggccTGGATGGCACTGGAAGGAAGGTGTGTTCCTGTGTGAGCAAAGATCCGGGGCCATCCCAGtgcccccactcctcacccccctccttgtctgcatcctgtccttcctctgccccaggtcacTAACATCCTATATCAGATCATGATGCACAAGCGCGTGGCCAGGCTGTATGACCTGGAGCCCGATGAGCGCTTCCAGTCCTTTCTCCAGACAGTGGAGCTCCTGGatgaggagcagaggtgaggctgccaggagtagggtgtgggctgcagctgcccgcAGGCTGTGGGAGAAGGGACCCTGACGTGTGGCTCCAGGGCTCACaagtgtccctctgtcctgcagctacaccctgtcctgccagctggagcccccaggccagggaCCCGGCAGAAAGGGGCTGTTACAGTTCTTCAGGTCCCACGTTTAAACgtcctggccagggccaggtgagtttctgggctggggcgATCGGCAGCGGGTGGGCTgttccccagcctcagggaagcttcgggccatgctgggtgtgggggcgtcctaaagaTCAATGGGGCTGGGGCCCCAGCTCCACTGCCGACCAGTCctgtcagactgaagggtggttcccttcccctctgggaccccgtttcctcctctgtgagtaggtgacacccaggagccttcccgtgacagggaccccccccccccgggtgctggtgattgacaggaccctccgcacAGGGCCCGGAGCCccgagggcagtggggacggggtggaagcaggataatggggggaacccgggataaccagtctcttctgctcacccgcgtggccctgtagctgctgtcatcgggccctcggccctgctggtgtcctggctgcatgtggaggagaccttcttccccttcgggcaggcggcacccggcgccccagggccccagtctgcctgctgctcctcctcctccggcTGCTCATCCCGAGCCTCTGccggggcagctgctctggcacctcctccttcGGCCGactcgggcagctccccaggctgccgctgcatcctcaaggaccCGTGTGTCGCTGCGGCGCACCTGGCCACCTTCGTGCTGTGTCGTCGCCTCTGCTTGTGGCCCACTGGACAGAGGCGAGCAGCCCCACCACGCGGAGGGTGTCACCATTCGTGCATGTGGCCCCCCATATTGTCaatgccacctgctgcctgggtgccatCAGCCACTGAGTTGTAGCCACATGGTTCCAGGAAGAGGTGGGGGCTGTCCTCACCAAGACTGGCCTTTCCTGGGATGGACATAGACACGGCGCAGTGCTGCGTGGGACCACCGTCCCCTGGGTGCCCAGCGGAGGCATCTGAGGATTCAGGTGGCTGGCCTCCACAGGTTCCTAGAACATTGTCCCAGGGGAACCCCCTGTGCAACTTAcacccctcatccctgagaaattGCCTCcctagggattaaagatggtgtgagaggtgagacagaggcctcctcccaaaaccacatataatacgaaaatacaaTTAATAGAACTCATCCTGAAAAAGTACCAGGAAAGATGACTGCACCAGACCACattcacctggagaaaagagcagacctcacggaacagggtaacgtaccaaagctgtgacctggcgggactcgagcccttcccccaccccagtgcttcggcgggaggaagagacacagagcagggacggagtggaggcctggcactgctgaacacccagtcctggagatctgttcagagcacaaacctacattgcatggtgctctggtgattaggggggctggaatacctggagagatggagatttccgctgcttgtggagaacagggattcatatccggctgatctgggcgggcagtctgaaagacttcctaaaagcaagagggctgctaaaggggcaaggattgcacagagcttactgctcaggagaaaggacaggtagacaaaatcgtccgcatgcactctgcccagcaggttgggaacttaaacgaTCTTCAGGCGctacatccccctggctggctatgcagctccaaggacccccacgctgatatgcagcctgctgtgtcttcctcagGACTAGCCAgtacctggctcgcaaaccggctacccctgccctggcatcaggccagccagagggacatcccgcct contains the following coding sequences:
- the LOC118972358 gene encoding ral-GDS-related protein-like, with the translated sequence MEGCRHPGVRVSQEARAIVKQQLWAVRASQDVKKQGMVPFLGVFLDDLLADQLPEHDEEVTNILYQIMMHKRVARLYDLEPDERFQSFLQTVELLDEEQSYTLSCQLEPPGQGPGRKGLLQFFRSHV